Proteins encoded within one genomic window of Triticum aestivum cultivar Chinese Spring chromosome 2D, IWGSC CS RefSeq v2.1, whole genome shotgun sequence:
- the LOC123048635 gene encoding uncharacterized protein produces the protein MPAPSPIPVTKSTPSCVRPDKHLPPFLKPEYLVQFLDNALSMLDKLHDHSEANLKPMHVGEVGIEMARLGKTLARDDEISRMEAGLLPPLLSGAFNSFESFKPQEASQTNELIISQVANLVGNIYRDLPENLQKELLNELRRATEQPTDNSGQAKGWMWGTFLSSVCVSLASHLAMFLLSALWPRSENVKEESAVGSPAPSATEKSVFLRWGVEKVIGPFLMCGALTAIRKFIISKEMGKKSYKANELVNLWINTFAKGTFFAIKELPVTRGGLVLWAHLASFAIELLGALWLLWRFGFWESDVVDS, from the exons ATGCCCGCACCTTCACCTATTCCGGTCACCAAGAGCACGCCCTCCTGCGTGCGACCCGACAAGCACTTGCCGCCCTTCCTCAAACCTGAATATCTTGTACAGTTTCTCGACAATGCCTTGTCAATGCTGGATAAGTTACATGATCACAGTGAGGCAAACCTTAAGCCAATGCATGTCGGTGAAGTTGGAATTGAGATGGCCCGTTTGGGGAAAACCTTAGCTCGTGATGATGAAATCAGCCGGATGGAGGCTGGTCTGCTACCTCCCCTGCTCAG CGGTGCATTTAATTCATTTGAATCATTCAAGCCACAAGAAGCCAGCCAAACGAATGAGCTCATAATTTCACAAGTTGCAAATCTCGTTGGAAATATCTATCGCGATTTACCAGAAAATTTGCAGAAGGAATTGCTAAATGAACTAAGAAGGGCCACGGAACAACCAACAGATAACAGTGGACAGGCGAAGGGATGGATGTGGGGTACGTTCCTCTCATCAGTCTGCGTCTCATTGGCCTCCCATTTGGCCATGTTCTTGCTGTCTGCTCTGTGGCCCAGGAGCGAAAATGTCAAAGAAGAATCAGCTGTCGGCTCGCCAGCTCCAAGTGCAACAGAAAAGAGCGTCTTTCTTCGTTGGGGGGTTGAAAAAGTAATTGGTCCTTTTCTCATGTGTGGCGCTCTGACGGCCATTAGGAAATTCATAATCAGCAAGGAGATGGGGAAGAAGAGCTACAAAGCAAATGAGTTGGTTAATTTATGGATCAATACCTTTGCAAAAGGGACGTTCTTCGCTATAAAAGAACTTCCAGTAACACGTGGTGGGTTAGTACTGTGGGCTCATTTAGCGTCATTTGCTATTGAGCTTCTTGGGGCCCTATGGTTACTATGGAGATTTGGCTTCTGGGAGTCAGATGTTGTAGACAGTTGA
- the LOC123048636 gene encoding galactinol synthase 2 has translation MAPMLKRIVEDEPKKEAYVTFLAGSGDYWKGVVGLAKGLRAVNSAYPLVVAVLPDVPEDHRRRLVEQGCLVREIEPVYPPESQTQFAMAYYVINYSKLRIWEFVEYERMVYLDADIQVFDNIDHLFDLDKGSFYAVMDCFCEKTWSHTLQYKIGYCQQCPDRVAWPERELGVPPPPLYFNAGMFVHEPSLATAKALLDKLVVTDPTPFAEQDFLNMFFRDVYKPIPPVYNLVLAMLWRHPENVELKKVKVVHYCAAGSKPWRFTGEEANMEREDIKMLVKKWWDIYNDEGLDYKAGDETTNLLRGALVEAGAVKYFPAPSAA, from the exons ATGGCTCCGATGCTCAAGCGTATCGTGGAGGACGAGCCCAAGAAGGAGGCGTACGTGACTTTCCTCGCCGGCTCCGGCGACTACTGGAAGGGCGTGGTGGGCCTGGCCAAGGGCCTCCGCGCCGTCAACTCCGCCTACCCACTCGTGGTGGCCGTGCTCCCCGACGTCCCCGAGGACCACCGCCGCAGGCTGGTCGAACAGGGCTGCCTCGTCCGCGAGATCGAGCCGGTGTACCCGCCGGAGAGCCAGACCCAGTTCGCCATGGCGTACTACGTCATCAACTACTCCAAGCTCCGCATCTGGGAG TTCGTGGAGTACGAGAGGATGGTGTACCTGGACGCGGACATCCAGGTGTTCGACAACATAGACCACCTGTTCGACCTCGACAAGGGCAGCTTCTACGCCGTCATGGACTGCTTCTGCGAGAAGACGTGGAGCCACACCCTACAGTACAAGATCGGCTACTGCCAGCAGTGCCCGGACCGGGTGGCGTGGCCGGAGCGCGAGCTGGGCGTGCCCCCGCCGCCGCTCTACTTCAACGCCGGCATGTTCGTGCACGAGCCCAGCCTCGCCACCGCCAAGGCCCTTCTCGACAAGCTCGTCGTCACCGACCCGACCCCGTTTGCTGAGCAGGACTTTCTCAACATGTTCTTCAGGGACGTGTACAAGCCCATCCCGCCCGTGTACAACCTCGTGCTCGCCATGCTCTGGAGGCACCCCGAGAACGTCGAGCTCAAGAAGGTCAAGGTCGTGCACTACTGCGCCGCG GGTTCGAAGCCTTGGAGGTTCACCGGCGAGGAGGCCAACATGGAGAGGGAGGACATCAAGATGCTCGTGAAGAAATGGTGGGACATCTACAACGACGAGGGCCTCGACTACAAGGCCGGCGATGAGACCACCAACCTGCTACGTGGAGCTCTTGTTGAGGCCGGCGCCGTGAAGTACTTCCCGGCGCCCTCGGCCGCGTAG